In Rosa rugosa chromosome 4, drRosRugo1.1, whole genome shotgun sequence, the genomic stretch TACTGAGAGAAAGTGGTGGGTTGTGTGGTGGCCACTGCATAAAGTTGGTCACTTTCAAGATTGAGTTAGGATGagcttgttttgttttgttgtgatATGGATTAATTTCTCTCCGGTGGAGAAACAAGAATCCAAAACCGAATCTACATCACTCACGAGGTGCTTCTCTGCTTTGTCCTATCACCACCCCTATCTAAGCCTTTCATCATTGCTTAGTACAAAGTCCAATCATCTCTGGAAGAACTTACAGTTTATTTGTTCGATCATATATAATGAGTTAATGACTGCAATGTGATTCATTCACAGCATCACCAGATATCGGTATTCAAAACTTGGATTGAATTAAGAGATTACGGTTatcatcttgttttgtttttatgttCATGCTCTTAGTCATCTTGAGAGATTTTTCTAGTCACGACTGTAATTATGTTTCGTGTATATGAGAACAAGAGAAAAGATAAACACATAATCATATATAACGCACGAGCAGATGGTAGTTTCTTCATACGATCGATGAATGTATAGTACATACTTCATTCACGGCATATTTTGGGTAGTGTAAAGAGGAAAGTCGTTGAGGTGTAAACACAAAGGTGCTTTTGGATAAACTCTATCTACTTGTTATTGATTTCGCAAATGAAAAGTAGGAAAGGCTTTTGGATAAACACTAATTGCTTGAACATGAACCCAAACCCATTATCAGCCCACTTGCCCTCAGAAAATTCGAAACTCTTCACAAAAGTAACTAATACTCTACAATGAAGTTTTCTCATTGCTCCCCAGATCATTCTGTTACCTCAACATCTTTGTTTTCTTGTGGCAGCTCCTTTGTTGTAGCAGCAATCTCTTTCACTTCTTCAGCATTCTTCTtggcttcttcttcctccttaaCTTCTTCAAGAGCTTGAATGAAATTCGAAAGACACCTCTCTGGATCATCTTGTGGAGACTTGGGCATGAGATTCTCAGCTACATCAGCAGGGGTCATTTTGGTCTCTCCCATTAGCTTCTGAATCCTATCAAACATTTCATGACTCTCAAGCTTTAAGTAATTCTTTGCCAAAACTTTGAATCCTTCAAAACTACAATAAGAAAGCTCAATATGCTTGTCCATTCTACCCCTCCTAATCAATGCAGGATCCAATTTCTCAACATAATTAGTAGTAAAAACCACCAGCCTCTCACCCCCGCAAGCAGACCAAAGCCCATCAATGAAATTCAAAAGCCCAGAAAGAGTGACCTTACTACTTCCACTACCACCCTCCTCTTTTGGCTCCTTCATCCTCTCCTTACTTGCCTTATTAATCTCATCTTCCACACAACCCTTCTctgctttcttcttcctctgaccTGTTAGATCAAGTGAGCAATCAATATCCTCAATGACAATTATAGACTTACTTGTCGTCTCGATCAAAAGCTTCCTCAGCTCTGTGTTGTCCTTCACAGCAGTGAGCTCAAGATCATAGACATCATAGCTCAGCAAGTTAGCCATTGCTGCAATCATGGTGGACTTCCCAGTCCCTGGTGGCCCATAAAGCAAGTACCCCCTTTTCCAAGCTTTCCCAATTCTTGCATAGAAATCTTTACTCTTACTAAAAGTCACCAAGTCTTCAATGatctccttcttcttttctggctCCAACGCCATTGTTTCGAACGTCGCTGGATGCTCAAACACAATGTGACTCCACATAGTCTGCTTGTAGCTAGGCCACTTGTAACCGGGGCTATTTGTGTAAAGCTTCCTCTGCCTATTCCTAACCCTAACTTCCTTGCCTTCTTTCACCACATGGTCTAAGTAAGACCCTGTGATGATCTCCCTGTACTTCTTGTGAAAAGTGAGCTTGTAAAACCTTTTCTCCTGCTCCGGATAGTAAGACATTGACATGGACCGGCCCGGCGACAGAGCTTTGGTCAGAACCCACCACACAGTTGCACCATGAAACTCATCTGTGACTCTTTCATACTCGTCCATGCTCAGAACCAAGTTGCTGCTGTCTTTGACCATCTCTGCCTTGAGTCTTTTGGCGCTTTTTGAAGTGTTGGAGCTGAGATAGGCCTCCACGGCGGCGTAGGCCTCGCTCCGCTTGAGGCGGTCGCCCGTGAACTCGTGGATGGAGATTTTGATGTAGGGGTAGAAGTAGCCCATGATTCTGTGGGAGTATTTTTCAAAGAATCTACGGAGCTCGTAAGGGCAGTACTGGCGGATGATGGCCCAAACAAACATGAAGCTGGCTAGGGTTGAACCCATTGTTGTCCACATCTGGTTCATCGTTGGCGGTATCATTGTTGGGTTAGAATCTGAGCTAAAGAGCTCTATAGCTagttgtttgtgtttgtgtacATAGAAGAGACTAGGAATCTGATGGTGGCTAAAGGGAAGGCCTTTTCTCTCATGACTTTTGTGTTTgatgaaaaagaagagtgaGACTGTGAGACTGGGTTTGTGAAGGTAGGTGGATAATGTGAGAAGGATGGAGTCGTTTATAAGCAAATGACAGAAAGCAGTCGGTTTGCAAATTTCTAAATCAATAATGCAAAAGTCACTTGGACAGTCAACCGTAAAAGTTTATTCACTCTAGCTAGTAGGGTTTATTTCAAGCGGAAATCATGTCTTTTTTGTGTAATTATAAACGACATTTTGTAATATATGTAGAAATTGCAATCGTAAAAATGATAGAAACTGAAAACATGATGTTGAGATACAATGTTTCATACTTTCGCATTAGACTAATTACTATTTTGAGCCTAAGTAAGAAATTCCAATAATGTCTGTCATACTACGAATATTTCCATCCTTTGCAATCTATCAACAGTAATAACTTTTGAATAgaaattttaagttttttttagaaatagataacttcattaacttatccatggccagaaggcacatacatcacaaGCTGTCTCATACCAACAGTTCTAGATGGCACAAGCTGCCAAGCAAATGACAAGTGACCCTCACTGCAGACAAatgcgctcacttattaaagTGCCTAGCTAAATGctcaaaacccaaaactatCTAAGCTTCTTGTTATAGCAACCCcaatcgcctagagacctcaattggtgtacaattagAGAAACTAACTTACATAGCACTAGACTCCATTAGTCAGTCATGttggagttccagtgtgaagtccagTAGCCATTTCTGTGTATGAGATGATGCCAAAACTCATTGTATCCAGTTcatttattaatgaagtttcttcttgatcaaaaaaaaaaacttacataGCACTAGACTCTAGAAAGCAAATACTAGGCACAGAAAAACGGAAAACTTAGAGTTTCATTTTGCCCTTAGCTTTAGGGCAAGCCTCTTGACAATTGAGCAGAAATTCAACCACACtgtctcctggatcccaaatccaaCCCAAAGGAGAATCTGAACCCAACATATGGGCTGAGTTAGGCCCACCAGCCCAGGAACCCGTTGCAGTCGTCGACCGTTGCCGAATGCATACGTCATCCATACCCAATGTAGCCACCATACCAGCTACCTCCAAACCGCCAGACCCGAGATTCCGAGCAGCCAAAAAAGCAACTCCGAACAGCCAAGCCAGCGTTACTAGCAAATCAACCCAGAAAGCAAGCAATCCCGCCGCCACATGCAGCCAGTCCACCCCCGTGGACCACACCAGCGGCTTCGGCATCAGCCGCCGCGCTACCCGCCGAAGCAGGACTCTGCCACCGCGCTGCAACGCCGCCACCAGCAACCTTGACCCGCCATCAACGACCTGCCAAACCCTAAAGGAATGGTGCCCCGGTCCATACTAGATCCCTAAAGGTGGTGAATAAAGTCTTAACTTTAGGGTACATAATTTATATGTTGATTGGTGAACCTACGTGGAGTGTGGACCAAAAAGTGTACACAAATTGCATAGGATGGGAGGTGACTAATCCATTGGGTCTACCAAGGGACACGTGTCACGCAATAAGCACCCAAAGGAATAAAGAGGGTCTCCGCATGGGAGTGGAAATATAGATTAATGAATTAATCACAGGTGATTTGTTTatgaaacaaaaataacaaGCTGTGGGTGTTCTTCCCTTTTCTATGGTAATTAGAAAGTGTGACTAAGTTGTCACTATTAAGTGGAGAATCCTATCTTGTTATGTACATAGCTAATATACTGACTCAATACTTCAATAGTGAGACATTTCTTTCCAATAAAGTGTCTTTAGATATTTTGAGATTGATTCATTACTAGGAATTAGTCACGGAAATAGATAATTTTATATGTCTTGAGATCGATTCATTGACAGTAATTCAGTAATTAGTCTCGGAAATAGATATGGTATAAAGCTTAGACCTGAGATTCTTCTAAAGATCATGATACTCACTTTGAAACTGCATCATATATTCGATGCTTTCAGAAAAGCCTGCAAAGCTGCTGCAATAAGAAATCACCATATGCATGTAAAGGACAATATATGAGTGTGATAGTGTGGTGTGGTAGACTAGTTCAACAAGTACATTCATTGAGTTAGAGAGCGACAGAGACAGGACCAGTGGTCCATTCAACATTTCAACTTCGGGATTTTTTCATAAGGTATTGCTCTCCTTCATAAAAAGTGAAGGAAAATATTCCTTGAGAATCCAGCCTCCGCTAGCAGATATCAAGAGATTATCGGGACAATTTTCTTCAATCTTTTTTAGACATTTATCGAGAGGCTAACTTCATTACTGACCATCTTGTAGCTTTAGATTCTTCTTGACAAAATCCAATATCGTGGTTTAATTCTCTCCCCCTTTCTTTGTCTACAGCGTTCTATTTAGATCAACTGGAAGAGAAATGTAATATAGGCTTTGTCTTATAGTTATGTTTTCTTTGTTgtatcacccaaaaaaaaaaaaaaaatctttgttGAATTCTGTAATGCTATAAATACTtggatttttggaggatgaggGATACACTACTCAAAAGAAAAGCTAATGGGAATATAGAGGTGACTTGAGAATGGCTGCATTTTAATACTAGGGTGAAGACCATTTTACAAACAACAAATTTGACGGGGAAAACCCACATCGGAAATTTAAAGCCTCTAATTTGGGTCTCTCTGCTCTAGCAACCTATTCTATTTACACCGTAAAGAACAAAATAAATGGACTAGAAAGAATTCCTAATGCCTTCAGAAAATGAAAGATGGAGCATAACCAAACTGTTAAGCTGGTGGCAGCTGCCTCAAATCTTCCTCCTTGGCAAACCAGGCTGGTATGACCTCTGACAGATGAGGATACAGATCTTTGTACGAATTTTTTATGGTCGCTTCGGCCACTCTAGTGACAAACGCAATATCTGCAATCAAAAGAGATCAGTAAAGGCTTTTTGCAAGAGTATAATTAACAGGTTCACAGCTTTCTAACCTTTAACACCCTTTTTGTCATTTGATAGTTGAGTAATGATATAAATGACAACAGCTGCCAGCGATATTGGGCTCCTCCTGCAGAATTGGGAACACATAACAGCTTATCACTagttagaaagaaagaaactatCCAACCCTAATGCTCGAACAGACTATAAATGCTTTTGCAGTTAAAGTATTCTCAGCTTTACAGTATCAAACCTTAAAACAAGTTCTTCAGATTTCTTCACTGTTTCTTGGGCAGCCATGACTTCTATATTTGACATTCCAAGAACGGAACAAAAACGTCTCTACAGAAAATGGATGGAAATTGTGTTGTAGCACAAAGAACATCTCCGACAAGAAAACAACATATCGGGATACAAATGAATAGTTCTCTGAGCAGATTTACCAGAAAGGCTGCAGCATGAATAGTTCCTATTTCCTGACCCTCAGTCTCCAAGTATTTCATGATGAAGTCTTTTGCCCTGGCAACTTCTTTCTTGGTAGCTCCATTTGCTGAGCACATCTCTGGTTGAAATCCACAGAGTTTAGTTAACACTTGTgcacataaataaaaaaaataaaaaaaaaccaaaaaagctAATCACGCGGAATAAAAATTTCATTCTACCTTTCACAGTACAGGGCTTATTTTCTTGTCTACAGGCAATGTAGACGCAAGCAGCCACAACTGCATCCGGAGTCCTAAATTTGAGAGGTTTCTGATCAACCACCTTCTTATATATATCATTGGCTCGATCCTAatagaaaagaggaaaaaccaTAAGTAATCTGTTTCATTgtgaaataaacataaaatccaatCGCTTTTCAGGTGAACAACCCTAaatagaaaagatgaaatgaatcTGTGATCGAGATAACATATTCCTTCTACAGAAACACAACGATATATCAAAAGATTTGACTTCAACAAACAGCAGCTCCATAACACGACTGGAATATCGATTACCAACTGATGTCCATGAACTGAAGCTATATATATCTACACTTCTTCAGTAATAAACAGAATGGATTTCGGAGTTACTCAAACATGCACGAAGGGAAGACAGGCTGCAAATCCACAAGAGTGGCAACATTACTCACAAACAACAACGATCAAAGGTCCAAGGAAGGTAATCGAACATGTGAAAGGAATCAGATTAATTTCATCGACTCAAATGGGATTCTCCAGTATGAAATTTTTCACTCTCCAACATTAAACCAATAACATTCTTCCTAGAGAAGCATTAAAATACCATTTGAAAACAAGAATGCATAATTATTTTATACAGGAATTGTAACCATTAAAATAATCCTTTGACTTAAACCAACATTGACAATTTTAATCATTCAACTCCAACCCATCATCTAGCCTCCACCAATCACACTCATACTCCAAAACTCGCACATAACATTCTCAATTCAAAACAACTTGTTACATAATTGTTGAGTAAAGGTCATACCTTTATGGCAGCAACAATTCCCAACCTGCAAAACCACACCAACAAATTACAAATTAACACTAATCAAATTctccaaatgaaaaaaaaaaaaaaaaaaaaaatcttttcacTTCTTTAGTATTAAAGTTTCAAAACTTTA encodes the following:
- the LOC133706406 gene encoding AAA-ATPase ASD, mitochondrial-like; translation: MIPPTMNQMWTTMGSTLASFMFVWAIIRQYCPYELRRFFEKYSHRIMGYFYPYIKISIHEFTGDRLKRSEAYAAVEAYLSSNTSKSAKRLKAEMVKDSSNLVLSMDEYERVTDEFHGATVWWVLTKALSPGRSMSMSYYPEQEKRFYKLTFHKKYREIITGSYLDHVVKEGKEVRVRNRQRKLYTNSPGYKWPSYKQTMWSHIVFEHPATFETMALEPEKKKEIIEDLVTFSKSKDFYARIGKAWKRGYLLYGPPGTGKSTMIAAMANLLSYDVYDLELTAVKDNTELRKLLIETTSKSIIVIEDIDCSLDLTGQRKKKAEKGCVEDEINKASKERMKEPKEEGGSGSSKVTLSGLLNFIDGLWSACGGERLVVFTTNYVEKLDPALIRRGRMDKHIELSYCSFEGFKVLAKNYLKLESHEMFDRIQKLMGETKMTPADVAENLMPKSPQDDPERCLSNFIQALEEVKEEEEAKKNAEEVKEIAATTKELPQENKDVEVTE
- the LOC133745279 gene encoding transcription initiation factor IIB-2-like yields the protein MSDTFCQACKCFTEVVVSDHATGGTSSCSECGTVVVDEVPEWVSVPDREDPTREPSKPVGPESGVSGSNGAAASDEEASPARRGKRRRRPRPPPFDGFGSIAAVSDRLGIVAAIKDRANDIYKKVVDQKPLKFRTPDAVVAACVYIACRQENKPCTVKEMCSANGATKKEVARAKDFIMKYLETEGQEIGTIHAAAFLRRFCSVLGMSNIEVMAAQETVKKSEELVLRRSPISLAAVVIYIITQLSNDKKGVKDIAFVTRVAEATIKNSYKDLYPHLSEVIPAWFAKEEDLRQLPPA